A genome region from Coprococcus phoceensis includes the following:
- a CDS encoding cation-translocating P-type ATPase, with amino-acid sequence MFEQKSAKETILELHSSAGNGLSEAEARKRLEQNGKNELKEGKKKSVAEAFFEQLNDPLIYVLLVAVIISLLLHEVSDAMIILVVVTVNAVVGVIQEGKAQKALEALKGLTIPKAIVKREGRKREVLSSELVVGDIVYLDAGRQIPADLRLLETVSMKVEESALTGESLPVEKDALFQANQTCPVGDRKNMAYMSTVVTYGRGTGIVTAVGMDTEIGKIAAMIDEAPQELTPLQKRLGDLGKLLSIVAVVLCAALFAIAVIQKRDIADMLITAISLAVAAVPEGLPAVVTIVLALSVSKMVKVHTIVRKLPSVETLGAVGVVCSDKTGTLTQNKMSVTACYVDQHMCDAGEADARKNREFLECCVLCNDAAVSETERIGDPTELALVDFAEAHHLNRKELQTDMPRIDEVSFDSKRKMMTTLHQSRHGKISYTKGAADRVISKCTHILINQKRIPLTDIHKRQIMIAMEEMSAQALRVLAIAMCPNVTMPKEEGLTFLGLTGMIDPARPEAKEAVRTFREASVDTIMITGDHVDTAFAIAKQLGIANKMSECMTGEELERLSAGELQRKLRQTKVFARVAPEHKVQIIKGLKASGKIVAMTGDGVNDAPSLKAADIGIAMGETGTDVAKNASDMILTDDNFATIEKAIEEGRGIYENIRKSILFLLSSNFGEIITMFLSILCGLASPLKASHILWINLITDSLPALALGVDENDKKSLMRRPPRKVQESLFANGGLSCTLFYGVLIAGISLTAFLKLPLEVLTERNAVVSLENLIIVLKSPEILNRAQTYAFTVLGLSQLFHAVGMRDVHKSVFCMDHSANKLMIAAFFAGFGLQILVTEIPYMVEIFGTAALTMGEWIQLIILSAFPLIAHEIMVLFSVGTVFDHRRENVVSY; translated from the coding sequence ATGTTTGAGCAAAAGTCGGCAAAGGAGACGATTCTAGAGCTGCATAGCAGTGCGGGCAATGGATTAAGCGAGGCGGAAGCAAGAAAAAGACTGGAACAAAATGGGAAAAATGAACTGAAAGAAGGAAAGAAAAAATCTGTGGCGGAAGCATTTTTTGAGCAGTTGAACGATCCGCTGATCTATGTACTGCTTGTGGCGGTAATTATTTCGTTGCTGCTTCACGAAGTAAGTGATGCGATGATCATTCTTGTTGTAGTCACAGTAAATGCAGTTGTCGGCGTCATTCAGGAAGGAAAAGCGCAAAAAGCTTTGGAAGCGCTCAAAGGGCTCACGATTCCAAAAGCTATCGTAAAACGTGAAGGAAGAAAAAGGGAGGTTTTATCCTCAGAACTGGTTGTGGGTGATATTGTATACTTGGATGCGGGAAGGCAGATTCCGGCGGATCTTCGTCTGCTGGAAACCGTCAGCATGAAGGTGGAAGAGTCTGCATTAACAGGGGAGTCACTTCCGGTGGAAAAGGATGCTTTGTTTCAGGCAAATCAAACATGTCCGGTCGGTGACCGGAAAAACATGGCATATATGTCTACTGTGGTCACATATGGAAGAGGAACAGGGATTGTCACTGCAGTAGGAATGGATACAGAGATTGGGAAAATCGCAGCGATGATTGACGAGGCTCCGCAGGAACTTACGCCGCTTCAAAAAAGGCTTGGGGATCTTGGAAAGCTGCTGAGTATTGTGGCTGTGGTTCTTTGTGCGGCTTTGTTTGCGATTGCTGTGATACAGAAGCGAGATATAGCGGATATGCTTATTACAGCGATATCGCTCGCCGTGGCAGCAGTGCCGGAAGGTCTTCCGGCTGTGGTGACAATCGTGCTGGCGCTGAGTGTCTCAAAGATGGTAAAGGTCCATACGATTGTGCGAAAGCTTCCTTCCGTGGAGACGCTGGGGGCAGTCGGTGTTGTCTGCTCGGACAAGACCGGAACGCTGACACAGAATAAGATGTCAGTCACAGCATGCTATGTAGATCAGCATATGTGTGATGCAGGCGAAGCAGATGCAAGAAAAAACCGTGAATTTTTGGAGTGCTGTGTGTTGTGTAATGATGCGGCGGTTTCTGAGACAGAGCGAATTGGCGATCCAACCGAACTGGCATTAGTAGATTTTGCAGAAGCACATCATTTGAATCGAAAAGAACTTCAGACAGACATGCCAAGAATCGATGAGGTATCCTTTGATTCCAAACGGAAAATGATGACGACACTTCATCAAAGCCGACATGGAAAGATTTCTTATACAAAAGGGGCGGCAGACCGGGTGATTTCCAAATGTACACATATTCTGATCAACCAGAAACGGATACCGCTTACCGACATACATAAGAGGCAGATCATGATCGCAATGGAAGAGATGTCGGCGCAGGCGCTTCGGGTTTTGGCTATTGCCATGTGCCCGAATGTGACGATGCCAAAAGAGGAGGGGCTTACATTTCTTGGTCTTACGGGAATGATAGACCCGGCGCGACCGGAGGCAAAAGAGGCGGTTCGCACGTTTCGGGAGGCATCGGTAGATACAATCATGATCACAGGAGACCATGTTGATACAGCATTTGCCATTGCAAAGCAACTTGGAATTGCGAACAAAATGAGTGAGTGTATGACGGGAGAAGAATTAGAGCGGTTGTCTGCCGGTGAATTGCAAAGAAAACTAAGACAGACAAAAGTGTTTGCCCGTGTGGCACCGGAACATAAGGTGCAGATCATAAAAGGCTTAAAAGCTTCCGGGAAGATTGTGGCAATGACAGGGGACGGGGTCAATGATGCACCGTCTCTGAAAGCGGCAGATATCGGCATTGCCATGGGAGAGACAGGAACAGATGTGGCGAAGAATGCATCCGATATGATTTTGACTGACGATAATTTTGCGACAATCGAAAAGGCGATTGAAGAGGGAAGAGGAATCTATGAAAATATCCGGAAATCCATTTTGTTTTTGCTGTCTTCCAACTTTGGAGAGATTATCACCATGTTTCTGTCTATTTTGTGCGGACTTGCGTCTCCGTTAAAGGCAAGCCATATTTTATGGATTAATCTGATCACGGATTCGCTGCCGGCATTGGCTTTGGGCGTTGATGAAAACGATAAAAAGAGTTTGATGAGAAGACCTCCGAGAAAGGTGCAGGAAAGTTTGTTTGCAAACGGAGGACTTTCTTGCACATTGTTTTATGGAGTGCTGATTGCAGGAATCAGTCTGACTGCATTTTTAAAGCTGCCACTGGAAGTGCTGACTGAAAGAAACGCAGTTGTAAGCTTAGAAAACCTGATAATTGTACTGAAATCTCCGGAAATCTTAAATCGGGCACAGACATATGCGTTTACCGTGCTCGGCTTATCACAGCTTTTTCATGCAGTCGGAATGCGGGATGTGCATAAGTCTGTATTTTGTATGGATCATAGTGCAAACAAATTGATGATAGCTGCATTTTTCGCAGGGTTTGGGCTTCAGATACTGGTGACGGAGATCCCTTATATGGTGGAGATTTTTGGAACGGCAGCTTTGACGATGGGAGAGTGGATTCAGCTTATTATTTTGTCCGCATTTCCGCTTATCGCACATGAAATTATGGTGCTGTTTTCAGTGGGGACAGTATTTGACCACCGCAGAGAAAATGTGGTATCCTATTAG